From a single Hypomesus transpacificus isolate Combined female chromosome 14, fHypTra1, whole genome shotgun sequence genomic region:
- the snx20 gene encoding sorting nexin-20: MTPSIYITKISHRPLITNSTAQYSRIQVKMKSSNPHPATVGTLEPVSEAGPSDKYPEDSVHWGYEDLNSSDSSSSCMTTKELQQYWRAEKQRLRPIKLLFEIPLARTIDQTLSKYVVYQIVVIRSGSYDSQRVSVERRYSDFARFHQQLLQDFNEELEDVKLPRKLLTGNFNPDCILERRLALQDYLGQLYAIRCVRKCRQFLDFFT; encoded by the exons ATTACAAAGATCAGTCATAGACCTCTAATAACAAACAGTACTGCCCAGTACAGCAGGATTCAAG TCAAAATGAAGAGTTCAAATCCTCATCCAGCAACAGTGGGGACCTTAGAGCCAGTTTCTGAGGCAGGGCCCAGTGACAAGTACCCAGAGGATTCAGTACATTGGGGCTATGAAGACCTAAACAGTTCTG ACTCGAGCTCTTCCTGCATGACTACCAAGGAGCTTCAGCAGTACTGGAGAGCCGAGAAGCAGAGACTGAGACCAATCAAGCTACTTTTTGAGATTCCTTTGGCACGCACTATAGATCAGACCTTATCTAAATATGTG GTGTACCAGATTGTGGTGATCCGCTCAGGTAGCTACGATTCGCAACGAGTGTCTGTGGAACGTCGTTATAGCGACTTCGCTCGCTTTCACCAACAACTTCTACAGGATTTCAACGAGGAGCTCGAGGATGTCAAACTTCCTAGGAAACTTCTAACCGGAAACTTCAACCCAGACTGTATATTGGAACGTCGTCTGGCACTCCAGGACTACCTAGGCCAGCTCTATGCGATTCGCTGTGTCCGAAAGTGCCGCCAATTTCTGGATTTCTTTACGTAG
- the unc45a gene encoding protein unc-45 homolog A, translating into MSLNGKDKDPAALKEEGNALFKAGDMQGALCCYSKALKLSDSQTENAVLHRNRSACYLKLEDYTKAESDASKALNADPGDVKALFRRAQALQKLGRLDQAFMDAQRCAQLEPKNKAFQELLRQMGAQIQQKSIQMNSTDSRVQQMFSLLLDASAKASDKQKAAQNLVVLSREEAGAEQIFRNDGVKLIQRLLGSKQEELVLSSLRTMVGLCTGHQSRTMAIVNELGMEQLCDVMGSGASTVSLAACHLLQVMFEALTEGMMREIRGKDEAMLPEPSRELRSMIRHLVDMMPASSVSGPGRDSALNLLVKQVPRKSQRNPDNTLTLWVIDQGLKKILEVAGTVPDISDGPPLTDNTHMSCSVLLSKLYEDLKSDAERENFNKLCEEYVEQHFSRPGLESKLRAIQTVSVLLQGPSDVGNRTLEMSGMMDAVIALCASEDVGHQQVAVEALIHAAGKAKRASFITANGVALLKDLYKKSENDRIRVRALVGLCKLGSAGGTDFSMKQFAEGSTLKLAKQCRKWLCNESLPPTSRRWAIEGLAYLTFDADVKEDLVEDKNALQAMFQLAKSEDKTVLFAVGSTLVNCTNSYDVEKPDAQMVELAKYAKQHVPEEHPKDSPSFVEKRLSKLLEAGVVSALVCMVKHESPALTESCRECIARVFLAVVERQEDRGTVVAQGGGKALLPLVSESTEVGRTKAAQALAKITITSNPEIAFPGERIYEVVRPLVSLLCLECTLLQNFEALMALTNLAGISERLRQKIIKEKAVSKVEGYMFEEHDLVRAAATECMCNLVLSTEVQKLYLAEGNDRLKMLVLYSGEDDERLRRAASGTLAMLTSEQPELCARIPGTTTHWLEIIQALLLSDNKDLCHRGAVVVMNLMEAQRSLAESLMESEVLEILSVLAKGGAAEHESISRAAQQCLDKAIEYGIIKSGEGGKGTEP; encoded by the exons ATGAGTTTAAACGGAAAAGATAAG GACCCCGCTGCCCTAAAGGAAGAGGGGAACGCCCTTTTTAAGGCAGGGGACATGCAGGGGGCTCTGTGCTGTTACTCcaaggcgctcaagctgagcgaCAGCCAAACAGAGAATGCTGTTCTGCACCGCAACCGCTCAGCCTGCTACCTCAAATTAGAGGACTACACCAAAGCAGAATCTGACGCATCTAAAG CTCTTAATGCTGACCCAGGTGATGTGAAAGCACTGTTCAGAAGAGCTCAAGCACTCCAGAAACTGGGGCGCCTTGACCAAGCATTCATGGATGCTCAAAGATGTGCTCAACTGGAGCCCAAGAACAAGGCCTTCCAGGAGCTGCTGAGGCAGATGGGAGCACAGATCCAGCAGAAG TCCATACAGATGAACTCCACAGACTCCCGTGTACAGCAGatgttctctcttcttctcgaTGCCTCAGCGAAAGCCTCAGACAAGCAGAAG GCTGCTCAGAACCTGGTGGTGTTGTCGCGAGAGGAGGCGGGAGCTGAGCAGATCTTCCGTAACGACGGGGTGAAGCTGATCCAGAGGCTGCTGGGCTCAAAGCAGGAGGAACTGGTCCTGTCTTCTCTGAGGACCATGGTTGGCTTATGCACAGGACACCAGTCTAGA ACCATGGCCATAGTGAATGAGTTGGGGATGGAGCAGTTGTGTGATGTCATGGGCTCAGGGGCATCCACTGTGTCCCTGGCTGCCTGCCACCTGCTGCAGGTCATGTTTGAGGCCCTAACGGAAGGCATGATGAGGGAGATTAGAGGGAAAGACGAGGCCATGCTTCCAG AGCCATCTCGAGAGCTGCGCTCCATGATTCGCCACCTGGTGGACATGATGCCAGCCTCCAGCGTGTCAGGGCCAGGCCGGGACAGTGCCCTCAACCTGCTGGTCAAACAGGTGCCTCGCAAGTCCCAACGGAACCCTGACAACACCCTCACGCTGTGGGTCATAGACCAGG GGCTAAAGAAGATTCTGGAGGTGGCGGGGACTGTTCCTGACATCTCTGATGGACCCCCcctcacagacaacacacacatgagcTGCTCTGTGCTGCTTAGCAAGCTGTATGAGGACCTCAAAAGTGACGCTGAGCGGGAGAACTTTAACAAACTGTGCGAGGAATATGTCGA GCAGCACTTCAGCCGCCCCGGGCTGGAGAGCAAGCTGCGAGCCATTCAGACTGTATCAGTGCTGCTGCAAGGACCCAGCGATGTGGGCAACAGGACCCTGGAGATGTCAGGCATGATGGACGCCGTCATCGCTCTGTGTGCCTCCGAGGATGTCGGTCACCAGCAGGTGGCCGTAGAGGCTCTGATCCACGCTGCGGGCAAGGCAAAGAGGGCCTCCTTCATCACAGCCAATGGGGTGGCCCTGCTCAAAGACCTTTACAAGAAAAGTGAGAATGACCGGATACGCGTGAGGGCTCTTGTG GGCTTGTGTAAGCTGGGGTCAGCAGGGGGTACAGATTTCAGCATGAAGCAGTTTGCGGAAGGCTCAACGCTGAAACTTGCCAAACAGTGCAGGAA GTGGCTCTGTAATGAGTCTTTGCCCCCAACCTCTCGACGGTGGGCCATTGAGGGCCTGGCGTACCTCACCTTTGACGCTGACGTGAAAGAAGACCTAGTGGAAGACAAGAATGCCCTCCAGGCCATGTTTCAGCTTGCCAAG TCTGAGGACAAGACGGTGCTGTTTGCAGTGGGCTCCACTCTGGTGAACTGCACCAACAGCTATGATGTGGAGAAACCAGATGCTCAAATGGTGGAGCTGGCCAAGTATGCCAAGCAGCATGTACCTGAAGAACACCCCAAG GACAGCCCCTCGTTCGTGGAGAAGCGTCTGTCCAAGCTGCTGGAGGCAGGCGTGGTGTCCGCTCTGGTGTGCATGGTCAAACACGAGAGCCCTGCCCTCACCGAGAGCTGCAGGGAGTGCATCGCCAG GGTGTTCCTGGCTGTGGTTgagaggcaggaggacaggggcACCGTGGTGGCGCAGGGTGGAGGAAAG gCGCTGCTTCCCCTGGTGTCAGAGAGCACAGAGGTGGGAAGGACCAAGGCTGCCCAGGCCCTGGCCAAGATCACCATCACATCCAACCCCGAGATCGCCTTCCCTGGGGAGAGG ATCTATGAGGTGGTGCGTCCGCTTGTCAGCCTGCTCTGTCTGGAATGCACTCTGCTGCAGAACTTTGAGGCTCTAATGGCCCTCACCAACCTGGCAGGCATCAGTGAGAGACTCAG ACAGAAGATCATCAAGGAGAAGGCTGTGTCCAAGGTGGAGGGATACATGTTTGAGGAGCACGACCTGGTGCGTGCCGCGGCTACAGAATGCATGTGCAACCTGGTTCTGAGTACTGAG GTGCAGAAGCTGTACCTGGCTGAAGGGAACGACCGTCTGAAGATGCTGGTGCTCTACAGTGGGGAGGATGACGAGAGGCTGAGAAGAGCAGCTTCAGGGACCCTGGCCATGCTGACCTCTGAGCAACCTGAGCTGTGTGCTCGCATTCCCGGGACG ACCACTCACTGGTTGGAGATCATACAGGccctgttgcttagcgacaatAAGGACCTGTGTCACAGGGGCGCGGTGGTCGTGATGAACCTGATGGAGGCACAGCGGAGCCTCGCCGAGAGCCTGATGGAGAGCGAGGTGCTGGAGATCCTCTCTGTCCTGGCCAAAGGGGGCGCTGCCGAGCACGAGTCCATCTCCAGGGCAGCCCAGCAGTGCCTGGACAAGGCCATAGAGTATGGCATTATCAAGagcggagagggaggaaagggtaCTGAACCCTGA